From the Pseudomonas sp. VD-NE ins genome, the window CGTCAGTTCGGTGATCATCTTCATTTCCGGGGTTCTGCGCGCATTGGCGATGGGTCTGGTGCTGTATCTGGTCTATCACTGGCTGCTGACCAAGCCGCTGTCGCGAATCATCGAACACCTCACCGAAATCAACCCGGATCGCCCCAGCGAACACAAGATCCCGCAGCTCAAGGGCCACGAGAAAAACGAACTGGGGATCTGGATCAACACCGCCAACCAGTTGCTCGAATCGATCGAACGCAACACCCATCTGCGCCACGAAGCCGAAAACAGTTTGTTGCGCATGGCCCAATACGACTTCCTCACCGGCCTGCCTAATCGCCAGCAACTGCAGCAGCAACTGGACAAGATTCTGGTCGACGCCGGCAAGCTGCAACGCCGGGTCGCGGTACTGTGCGTCGGGCTGGATGATTTCAAAGGCATCAACGAACAATTCAGCTATCAGACTGGCGACCAATTGTTGCTGGCCCTGGCTGATCGCTTGCGCGCCCACAGTGGCCGTTTAGGCGCCCTCGCCCGTTTGGGCGGCGATCAGTTCGCACTGGTGCAGGCCGACATCGAACAGCCTTATGAAGCAGCGGAACTGGCGCAAAGCATTCTTGATGATCTGGAAGCGGCGTTTGCCCTCGACCATCAGGAAATCCGTCTGCGCGCGACCATCGGCATCACTCTGTTCCCCGAGGACGGCGACAGCACCGAGAAGCTGTTGCAGAAGGCCGAGCAGACCATGACGTTGGCCAAGACGCGCTCGCGCAACCGCTATCAGTTCTATATCGCCAGCGTCGACAGCGAGATGCGTCGCCGTCGCGAGCTGGAAAAAGACCTGCGCGATGCCTTGCTGCGCGATCAGTTCTATCTCGTCTATCAGCCACAGATCAGCTATCGCGATCATCGCGTGGTCGGCGTCGAAGCACTGATTCGCTGGCAGCACCCGGAGCATGGTCTGGTGCCGCCGGACCTGTTCATTCCGCTGGCCGAGCAGAACGGTACGATCATCGCCATTGGCGAATGGGTGCTCGATCAGGCCTGCAAGCAACTGCGCGAATGGCACGATCAGGGTTTCGCCGACCTGCGCATGGCGGTCAATCTGTCCACCGTGCAACTGCACCACGCCGAGTTGCCGCGCGTGGTCAATAACCTGCTGCAGATGTACCGCCTGCCGCCGCGCAGTCTCGAACTGGAAGTCACCGAAACCGGCCTGATGGAAGACATCAGCACCGCCGCGCAGCACCTGTTGAGCCTGCGCCGCTCCGGCGCATTGATCGCCATTGACGACTTCGGCACCGGGTATTCATCGCTGAGCTATCTGAAAAGCCTGCCGCTGGACAAGATCAAGATCGACAAGAGCTTCGTTCAGGATCTGCTCGATGACGATGATGATGCGACGATCGTTCGCGCCATCATTCAACTGGGCAAGAGCCTTGGCATGCAGGTGATCGCCGAGGGCGTGGAAACCGCCGAGCAGGAAAGCTACATCATCTCCGAAGGCTGCCACGAAGGTCAGGGCTATCACTACAGCAAGCCATTGCCGGCCCGGGAACTGAGCGCCTATCTCAAGCAAGCGCAACGCACTAACGCGGCCATTCTCTAAAAGATCAAAAGATCGCAGCCTGCGGCAGCTCCTACATTTGGAATTCGTTCCCCTGTAGGAGCTGCCGAAGGCTCGGGCCGCGATCGGACGATCTTTTGATCTGCGTAAATAAGAAATATTTCCAGCCACAACCCTTTACACATAATGCGAAAGATTTGCATTATGTCGCAGTTTTGCGCACCCCCAGCGCGAGTCCACTCAACTATCGAAGCAGGATGTTCGCCATGATTCGTATGCCTCTGGCTACCGCCAGTCTGCTGGCCATCGCTATTTCCCTCGCCGGTTGCGGCGAAGGCAAAGACAAGGCTGCCGCTCCGGCCGCGCCGACGCCAGCCGCCAGCACCACCGCTCCTGCGGCTGCTCCTGCCGCTGCCGGTAAAGTCGACGAAGCCGCCGCCAAGGCTGTGGTCGCGCACTACGCCGACATGGTCTTCGCCGTTTACAGCGATGCCGAATCTACCGCGAAAACCCTGCAAACCGCCGTCGATGCTTTCCTCGCCAAGCCGAACGCCGACACCCTGAAAGCCGCCAAGGCTGCCTGGGTCGCCGCGCGCGTTCCGTACCTGCAGAGCGAAGTGTTCCGCTTCGGCAACACCATCATCGACGATTGGGAAGGTCAGGTTAACGCCTGGCCGCTGGACGAGGGTCTGATCGACTACGTCGACAAATCCTACGAGCACGCTCTGGGTAACCCGGGCGCCACCGCCAACATCATCGCCAACACCGAAGTTCAGGTCGGCGAAGACAAGGTCGACGTCAAAGACATCACCCCGGAAAAACTCGCCAGCCTCAACGAGCTGGGCGGCTCCGAGGCCAACGTCGCCACCGGCTACCACGCCATCGAATTCCTGCTCTGGGGCCAGGACCTCAACGGCACCGGCCCTGGCGCTGGCAACCGTCCTGCGTCCGACTACCTCGAAGGCGCCGGCGCCACTGGCGGCCACAACGATCGTCGTCGTGCCTACCTGAAGTCCGTGACCCAATTGCTGGTCAGCGATCTGGAAGAAATGGTTGGTAACTGGAAGCCGAACGTGGCTGACAACTACCGCGCCACTCTGGAAGCCGAGCCGGGCGAAACCGGTCTGCGCAAAATGCTCTTCGGCATGGGCAGCCTGTCGCTGGGCGAACTGGCAGGCGAGCGCATGAAGGTGTCCCTGGAAGCCAACTCCCCTGAAGACGAGCAGGATTGCTTCAGCGACAACACCCACAACTCGCACTTCTACGATGCCAAAGGCATTCGTAACGTCTACCTGGGCGAGTACACCCGTGTTGACGGCACCAAGATGACCGGCGCCAGCCTGTCGTCGCTGGTGGCCAAGGCTGACCCGGCGGCCGACACCGCGCTGAAAGCCGATCTGGCTGCCACCGAGGCCAAGATCCAGGTCATGGTCGATCACGCCAACAAGGGTGAGCACTACGACCAGTTGATCGCTGCCGGCAACACCGCTGGCAACCAGATCGTTCGCGACGCGATCGCGTCCCTGGTCAAGCAGACCGGTTCGATCGAAGCCGCTGCCGGCAAACTGGGCATCAGCGACCTGAACCCGGACAACGCTGATCACGAGTTCTGATCAACCACGTCTGCGTCAAAAAAGGCGACCTTCGGGTCGCCTTTTTCATGTCTGCTTTTTGTGGTGATGCTGATGGCCCCATCGCTGGCAAGCCAGCTCCCACAGGGATTGCTGGTGCACACAGATATTGTGAACGCCGCTGTACCTGTGGGAGCTGGCTTGCCAGCGATGGCCGCACCTCGGTCTCGAGTGAAATCCTGCGTCATATCAAGCAAACGATAATTCCTCTTATTCAAACCACCTCGCCCTGTTAGACTTTGCGCCTTTAATTTTGCCCGTCCGCAGGATGTCTGATGCCCTCGCTGCCTCTTCGCTTGTCCGCACTGCTGCTGGCCCTGGGCCTGAGTGCCTGCGATGACGCCCCGCGTTTCACCAAGGCCGAGCCCGGTGAAGCACGTTCGGGCGGTGCAGCGACCGTGCGCAAGACCGATCAGAACGCGTTCTCTCTGCCCTCGGCCAACCTGCCGCCGTCACGCCGAGTGGATTTCAGCGTCGGTAACAGCTTCTTCCGCAGCCCGTGGGTGATTGCGCCGTCGACCACCACAGCGCGCGATGGCCTCGGCCCGTTGTTCAACACCAACGCCTGCCAGAACTGCCATATCAAGGACGGTCGCGGTCATCCGCCGACGCCGGATGCCGCCAACGCGGTGTCGATGCTGGTCAGGCTGTCGATTCCCGACGCGCCGGAATATGTCCGGCTCATCGAGCAGGTTGGCGTGGTGCCGGAGCCGGTCTACGGCGGCCAGTTCCAGGACATGGCCGTGCCCGGCGTTGCCCCGGAAGGCAAGGTGCGCGTCGACTACACGCCAGTGCCCGTGCGTTTCAAGGACGGCACCGAAGTCGAACTGCGCAAACCGGTGTTGCAGATCACTCAACTCGGCTACGGCCCGATGCACCCGGACACGCGCTTTTCCGCACGCGTCGCGCCGCCGATGATCGGCCTCGGCCTGCTGGAAGCGATCCCCGAAGAAGCCATCCTCGCCAACGCCGCCGCACAGGCCAAAGCGAAAAACGGCATCCATGGCCGGCCCAATCAGGTCTGGGATGACGCCTTGCAGAAAACCGTCATGGGCAGATTTGGCTGGAAAGCCGGGCAACCGAACCTCAATCAACAGAATGTTCACGCGTTTTCGGGTGATATGGGCCTTACGACGAGTTTGAGACCCTTTGATGACTGCACCGACGCGCAAACTGCCTGCAAACAGGCACCGAATGGCAATGGCCCGGACGGCGAACCGGAAGTCAGCGACAACATTCTGCGTCTGGTGCTGTTCTACAGCCGTAACCTCGCCGTCCCTGCGCGTCGTGGCATCAACGACGAACAAGTGCTGGCCGGCAAGAACCTGTTTTTCCAGGCCGGTTGCGATTCCTGCCACACGCCGAAATACACCACCGCCGCCAACGCGGCCGAACCTGAGCTGGCCAATCAAGTGATTCGTCCGTACAGCGATCTGCTGCTGCATGACATGGGCGACGGTCTGGCCGACAACCGCACGGAATTCCAGGCCTCCGGCCGCGACTGGCGTACGCCGCCGTTGTGGGGGATTGGCCTGACGCAAGCGGTCAGCGGGCACACGCAGTTTTTGCATGACGGTCGCGCGCGCAATCTGCTCGAAGCGGTGCTCTGGCATGGCGGCGAAGCGCAAGCCGCGCAGCAACAGGTTTTGTCTTTCAATGCCGAGCAGCGTGCCGCGCTACTGGCGTTTTTGAACTCACTTTAAACACTGATAAAAGAATCGGGAGCCCGACATGTTCCGTCCCAAGCTACTGTTCACCAGCCTCGCCGCGCTCGCCCTCGGCGCCTGCTCGCCGCAGGATCCGCAAGCGGTCACCTCGGCGGCCATCGCCAAATCGGTGATCCTGCCGACCTACACCCGTTGGGTCGAAGCCGACAAGCAACTGGCGGTCAGCGCCCTCGCCTACTGCCAGGGCAAAGAAACCCTGGAGACCGCGCGCGCCGACTTCCTGCACGCACAGAAAGCCTGGGCCGAGTTGCAACCGCTGCTGATCGGCCCGTTGGCCGAGGGCAACCGTTCGTGGCAGGTGCAGTTCTGGCCGGACAAGAAGAACCTCGTTGGCCGTCAGGTCGAACAACTGGTGGTCGCCCAGCCGCAGATCGATGCCGCCGCTTTGGCTAAATCCAGTGTGGTCGTGCAAGGCCTTTCGGCTTACGAATACATCCTCTTCGACGCCAAGCCTGACGTGGCCAATGCCGAACAGAAAGCCAAGTACTGCCCGCTGCTGATCGCCATCGGCGAGCGCCAGAAGCAATTGGCTGAAGAGATTCTGCAAGGCTGGAACAACAGCGACGGCATGCTTGCGCAGATGACCAAGTTCCCCAACCAGCGCTACGCCGACTCCCACGAAGCGATCGCCGATCTGCTGCGGGTGCAGGTCACCGCGCTGGATACCCTGAAGAAAAAACTCGGCACGCCAATGGGCCGCCAGAGCAAGGGCGTGCCACAGCCGTTCCAGGCCGATGCATGGCGCAGCCAGTCGTCCCTGACCGCGCTGGAAGCCAGCCTCGCCGCTGCCAAAACCGTGTGGGAAGGCGTCGACAACAAAGGCCTGCGCGGTCTGTTGCCGGCTGAGCAAAAGCCATTGGCCGACAAGATCGATGCCGCTTATGCCGCTTCGCTGAAACTGTTCGACAGCACCCAGCGTTCGCTCGGCGAAATGCTTGAAGACGACGCCGGTCGTCAGCAACTCAACGACATCTACGACAGCCTCAACGTCGTCCACCGCCTGCACGAAGGCGAACTGGCCAAGGCGCTGGGCATCCAACTAGGCTTCAACGCCAACGACGGTGACTGATGAGGGCAACTGCCATGCTGCGACGTCAGGTTCTGACTTTAGGTAGTGCACTGCTGGGAGCAGTGACGCTGGGCGGCTGGACGCTGTTCAAACGCAAGGATCAGAGCCCGCTGTTGCTGTCGGCGCGCGACGACACTGACGGCAAGCACTACGCCGTCGGTTATCGGCTCGATGGCACGCGGGTGTTCGCCACCGAAGTCGGCCAGCGTTGCCACGACATCCTCAACCACCCGACGCAGCCGATCGCGCTGTTCGTCGCACGTCGCCCGGGCACCGAGAGTTACCTGATCGATCTGCGCGACGGCACGTTGCTGCAAACCGTGACGTCGCAGCCGAACCGGCATTTCTACGGTCACGCCGTGGTGCACAGGGACGGCGAATACCTGTACGCCACCGAGAACGACACGACCGATCCCGGTCGCGGTTTGCTCGGTGTGTACAAGTTCGAAGGCGAGCGGCTGGTGCACACGGGGGAGATTTCCACCCACGGCCTCGGCCCGCATCAAGTGTCGTGGATGCCTGATGGCGAGACGCTGGTGGTGGCCAATGGCGGGATTCGCACCGAGGCGGAAAGCCGCGTCGATATGAACCTCAACGCCATGGAGCCGAGCCTGGTCCTGATGCAGCGCGACGGCACGTTGCTGAGCAAGGAAACCCTCGCCCAGCAGATGAACAGCGTGCGCCATCTGGGCATTGCCAGCGACGGCACCATCGTCGCCGGCCAGCAATTCATGGGCGCCTCGCATGAGCGTTCGGAGCTGTTGGCGATCAAGCGGCCGGGGCAGCCATTCGTGGCCTTCCCGGTGCCGGAGCATCAGTTGCAGTCGATGGGGCATTACACCGCCAGTGTTGCGGTGCACAGCGACTTGCGCCTGGTCGCCCTGACGGCGCCGCGTGGCAACCGCTTCTTTATCTGGGATCTGGACAGCGGCGAAGTCCGCCTCGATGCGCCGCTGCCCGATTGCGCCGGTGTCGGTGCAGTGAAAGACGGCTTTGTCGTGACCTCCGGTCAAGGCCGTTGCCGTTACTACGATTGCCGTCAGGATGAGTTGCTGGCCAAACCGCTGGAGTTGCCGGCGGGGCTCTGGGACAACCATCTACACCTGATGGCGTAAAAAAAGCTTTAAAAGATCGCAGCCTGCGGCAGCTCCTACTCTGGAATGCAATCCCCTGTAGGAGCTGGCGAAGGCTCGGGCCGCGATCGGACGATCTTTTTGCGCCACCCTGTAAGAACTGTCAGTTGGAATCCCCCCTGTACTCGGAGTAATGTGCCCGCCTGTCTCACCTGATTTATCCAAGGAACTGGAAATATGCTGCGTCGCCGCATGCTGATCATGTTGGGTGTTGTTTTGTTGATCGTCCTGGTGCTGGGCGGGTACAAAGCCTTTTCGATCTACACGATGATCCAGGGCTTTTCCAAGCCGAAACCGCCGATCAGCGTCGCCGTGGCCAACGCCACCGAACGCCCGTGGCAGATGCGCCTGCCCACCGTCGGCAGCCTCAAGGCACTGCAAGGCGTCGACCTGAGTCTTGAGGTCGCCGGCACTGTCACCGAGCTCAAATTCGAATCCGGACAGAAGGTCAAGGCCGGGCAACCGCTGCTGCAACTCGACAGCGCCGTCGAAGCAGCACTGCTGGAGACCGCCAAGGCCGATCTGGGTCTTGCGCAACTGGACTTCGGCCGAGGCAGCCAACTGGTCGACAGCCGCGCCATTTCCAAAGGCGAGTACGACCGCCTCTCCGCCGTGCTGCAAAAGAACAAAGCCACGGTCAATCAGCTCAACGCAGCGCTGGCGAAAAAGCACATTCTCGCGCCGTTCAGCGGCACCATCGGCATCCGCCAGGTCGACATTGGCGACTACCTCGCCAGCGGCACCAAAATCGCTACCCTGCAGGATTTGAGCAGCCTCTACGCCGACTTCTACCTGCCCGAGCAATCGATCCCGAAACTGGCCATCGGTCAACCGGTGCAGATCTCGGTCTCCGCTTACCCCGGGCAAAACTTCGCCGGCAAGATCAGCGCAATCAACCCGATCGTTGAAAGCACCACGCGCAATATTCTGATCCGCGCCACCCTGGCCAACCCCGATGGCAAACTGCTGCCGGGCATGTTTGCCAGCCTTGAAGTGCTGCTGCCCGATCCGCAAAAACACATCGTTGTGCCGGAGAGCGCGATCACCTACACCCTCTACGGCAACTCGATCTACGTGGTCGGGCAGAAGAAAGCCGAGGACGGCAGCCTCGAAAAGGACGACAAAGGCCAACCAGTGCTGATCGCCGAACGCCGCTTCATCGAAACCGGTGAACGCCGCGATGGCCTGGTGATGATCAACAAGGGTGTGCAGAACGGCGAACAAGTGGTGACGGCTGGCCAGATCAAACTGGACAACGGCGCACACATCGCCATCAGCGACGACAAGACCCTCGGCGAGCAGAACAGTCCGCCTCGCGCCGACTGATCAAGGAATCCCCATGGCTTTTACTGATCCGTTCATCCGCCGCCCGGTGCTCGCCACCGTGGTCAGCCTGTTGATTGTGCTTCTGGGCTTTCAGGCCTGGAGCAAGTTGCCGCTGCGCCAATACCCGCAAATGGAAAACGCCCTGATCACCGTGACCACCGCTTACCCCGGGGCCAACGCCGAAACCATTCAGGGCTACATCACCCAGCCGATGCAGCAAAGTCTGGCCAGCGCCGAGGGCATCGACTACATGACCTCGGTCAGCCGGCAGAACTTCTCGGTGATTTCGATCTACGCGCGCATCGGCTCCAATACCGACCGTTTGTTCACCGAGTTGCTGGCCAAGGCCAACGAAGTCAAGAACAAGCTGCCGCAGGACGCCGAAGACCCGGTGCTGAGCAAGGAGTCCGCCGATGCCTCGGCGCTGATGTACATCAGCTTCTTCAGCAAGGATTTGAGCAACCCGCAGATCACCGATTACCTGTCACGGGTGATCCAGCCAAAACTGGCCACGCTGCCGGGCATGGCCGAAGCAGAGATTCTCGGCAATCAGGTGTTCGCCATGCGCCTGTGGCTCGACCCGGTGAAACTCGCCGGTTTCGGCCTCAGCGCCAGCGATGTGACCAACGCCGTGCGCCAGTACAACTTCCTCTCCGCCGCCGGCGAAGTGAAAGGCGAGTACGTGGTCACCAGCATCAACGCCAACACCGAGCTGAAATCCGCCGAGGCTTTTGCGGCGATTCCGCTCAAGGTCAGTGGCGACAGCCGCGTGCTGCTCAGCGATGTCGCGCGGGTGGAAATGGGTGCGGAAAACTACGACTCGATCAGCTCCTTCGGTGGCACGCCGTCGGTGTACATCGGCATCAAAGCCACACCGGGCGCCAACCCGCTGGACGTGATCAAGGAAGTGCGCAAGCTGATGCCGGAGCTGGAAGCGCAACTGCCGCCGAACCTGAAAAGCGAGATCGCTTACGACGCTACGCTGTTTATTCAGGCCTCCATTGATGAAGTGGTGAAAACCCTGTTCGAAGCGGTGCTGATCGTTATCGTCGTGGTGTTCCTGTTCCTCGGCGCGCTACGTTCGGTGGTGATCCCGGTGGTGACCATTCCGCTGTCGATGATCGGCGTGATGTTCTTCATGCAGATGATGGGCTACTCGATGAACCTGTTGACGCTGCTGGCAATGGTGCTGGCCATCGGTCTGGTCGTCGACGACGCTATTGTCGTGGTGGAGAACATCCACCGGCACATCGAGGAAGGCAAGACGCCGTTTGATGCGGCGCTGGAAGGCGCGCGAGAAATCGCCATGCCGGTGGTCTCGATGACCATCACCCTGGCGGCGGTGTATGCGCCGATCGGTTTTCTCACCGGGCTGACCGGGGCGTTGTTCAAGGAGTTTGCGCTGACCCTGGCCGGCGCGGTGGTGATTTCCGGGATCGTCGCCCTGACCCTGTCGCCGATGATGTGCGCGTTTTTGCTGCGTCACGAGGAAAACCCCAGCGGCCTGGCGCACCGCCTCGACCGTATCTTCGAAGGCCTCAAGCGCCGCTATCAGAGCATGCTGCACGGCACGCTGAACACGCGCCCGGTGGTGCTGGTGTTCGCGGTGATCGTGCTGTGCCTGATCCCGGTGTTCCTCAAATTCACCAAATCGGAGCTGGCCCCGGACGAAGATCAGGGCATCATTTTCATGATGGCCACTGCGCCGCAGCCGACCAACCTTGATTACCTGAGCACCTACACCGACGAATTCATCAAGATCTTCAAGGAGTTTCCGGAGTACTACTCCTCGTTCCAGATCAACGGCTACAACGGTGTACAGGCGGGGATCGGCGGTTTCCTGCTCAAGCCGTGGAACGAACGCAGCCGCACGCAGATGCAGATCCTCCCCGAGGTGCAAGGCAAACTGGGCGCCATCCCCGGCCTGCAGATTTTCGGCTTCAACCTGCCCTCCTTGCCCGGCACCGGCGAAGGCTTGCCGTTCGAGTTTGTGGTCAACACCGCCAACGATTACGAACTGCTGCTGCAAGTCGCCGACCGGATCAAGAAACGCGCGATGGAATCCGGCAAATTCGCCTTCGTCGACCTTGATCTGGCGTTCGACAAACCCGAGGTGGTGGTCGATATCGACCGCGCCAAAGCGGCGCAGATGGGCGTGTCGATGCTGGATCTCGGTGGCACGCTGGCGACGCTGCTGGGCGAGGCGGAAATCAACCGGTTCACCATCGAAGGGCGCAGCTACAAGGTGATCGCCCAGGTCGAACGGCCATACCGCGATAACCCGGACTGGCTGAACAACTATTACGTGAAAAACACTCAGGGCGAGTTGCTGCCACTGTCGACGCTGATCAAGGTCAGCGACCGCGCACGACCGCGTCAGCTCAACCAGTTCCAACAGCTCAACGCGGCGAAGATTTCCGGGTTCCCGCTGGTCAGCATGGGCGAAGCCATCGACACCGTGCTGCAGATCGCCCGGGAAGAAGCGCCGGCCGGGTTTGCCTTCGACTATGGCGGCGCCTCACGCCAGTTCGTCCAGGAAGGCAGTGCCTTGTGGGTGACGTTTGCCTTGGCCCTGGCGATTATCTTTCTGGTGCTGGCGGCGCAGTTCGAGAGCTTCCGCGATCCGCTGGTGATTCTGGTGACGGTGCCGTTGTCGATCTGCGGGGCGTTGATTCCGCTGTTCCTTGGTTGGTCGAGTATGAACATCTACACTCAGGTCGGGCTGGTGACGCTGATCGGCCTGATCAGTAAACACGGGATTCTGATCGTCGAGTTCGCCAACCAGTTGCGCAAGGACAAAGGCCTGACGGCGCGTGAAGCCGTTGAGGAAGCGGCGGCGATTCGTTTGCGGCCGGTGTTGATGACCACGGCGGCGATGGTGTTTGGCATGGTGCCGTTGATTCTGGCCACGGGTGCTGGGGCGGTCAGCCGGTTTGATATCGGTATGGTGATTGCCACGGGGATGTCGATTGGCACGTTGTTTACGCTGTTTGTCTTGCCGTGCGTGTACACCCTGCTGGCGAAACCCGATCCCAAACAAACCGCGTAACCCTGTGTGGGAGCGAGCCTGCTCGCGAAGGCGGTGTGTCAGACACCATAGGTATTAACTGACAGACCGCTTTCGCGAGCAGGCTCGCTCCCACAGGGGGCCAGACCCGAATTCCTGGCATAAAAAAAGGCCTCGCATCTGCGAGGCCTTTTATGTGGGCTTCAATCGGTTCAACTTTGCGGCCTCATCCCTTGAGAAAGTCCGAACATGAACAGCAACAAATCATGATCGGGTTTGGTCGCCACGGAGGCTTTCGCCACCCGTGGGACTGCGCAATGGGCGTCGTCTACGGACGCGCCAACCACCTGCATGCGGGGCTGCTCCCAGGCAGCCACCGCCAATGACGCAACTGCCAAGGCTCCAACCAAAAACAAACCTCGTGCAATTTCTAGTTTCATCGCTATAAACCTTTGATAGCGCTGCCAAACGCCGTCTCATAAAAGTAGACGAGTTTTTTCCAGTCCGCGTCGCGGAACGACGAATGGCGGCGCAATTGCTTCATGTCGTGGGAAGCGGCGCGATAGGCGGTCAGACGCTGGCGGCATTTCTCCAGATCGATCAAAGCGACCTCGACCTTGGCCGACTCGCCTTCGCCGGTCACGCGCACAAACACGTGTTTGATGTAGATGCAGCTGTGCTGCCAACGGCCCTTGTGCATGCGCGCCAGGTTCTCGGCGAGGTCCTTGAGCACGCGCTCATAAACCACATCGCCACACTGATCGCGACCGCCGGCAGCCGCCAGCCAATGTTCCAGTTCCTGGAAACCGTCCAGGGACTTGGTCACCAGCAGCGCGCGCCATTTGTGCTGCGGATCAGGCTGGGCGCCGCAAAAAACGATTTCTGGCACGCGCACACCGAGCTTGCTTACGCCGGTCAGCGCATCAAGTTCACGCAAAACAGTAGGACGGCCAAAAGGGTGCAACCAACTGCGATAGATATGACCAGTCTGGCGCTTGGCGTACAGCAGTTGACCATCGCGCCCCACGACCCTTTGCACGCCACTTTCCCCGCCACGTCGAACGTTGGGCTCTTCCACCCACTCGCCGCGCTGGTTCCAGTAAAAGTCAAAGCGATCTTGCGGAGCGACATCCGTTTCTGCTGCAAATTGCACTGCCATCCTGTTACCTCTTGCGTAATACGTAAACCCGCCACATGGCGTAGAGCGGAATAAAGTCCAGTTGTTCCTGAATCCGAAAACCTGCTTCCTCGAACTCCTTTTCCACCGTAGCGGCCGGTAACACAAAGCGATTCTGATACTCGCGTTTGTCACGGTTGCGCTCGGCTCGCTGGCGTTTCCAGGCTTTGAAATTGCCATCGACCCACAACGAAACGATCACACTGTCCCGGGTTACGCGCTCGAATTCGCGCAGAATCGCCCGGCGATGCTCGGCTTCACCGATGTGGTGGAGCAGACGCATGCAGAAAATGCTGTCGACGGCGTTGTCAGGCAAGGCAATGTCGAAGGCAGATGTGTGCAAGGGTTGTACCCGTTTCACCACATCGGCCGGTTGCGACTGCATTGCCGTCTTGATCATCGACTCGGAATTGTCCGCGCCGATAATCACCCGGTTGGTCTTTTCGCCCAACAAGGGCCAGAAACGCCCGGCACCGCAAGGCAGATCCAGCACCAGTCCCGGTTCACCCACCGACGCCAGCGCCTTGCGGGCCATCTGTTCGTCACGCCAATGGGAGAGACGACGTCCAAGGCTTTCTTTGTGCTTGCGCAGGTATTTCTGCGCGTGTTGATCGTCGTACTTCTCGGAAAAATCGAGTTTGATCGGACCGGCCATCACCTGGACTCCTGAATTGCTGATGTCACCACCTTAAGGAGCGGCGTGTCAGCGTCAGGTCATCCATTTGTGAAAAAAATGTCCGGTAAACAGACAAATTATTACAGCGTTATACAGGATTTAGACAGGAAGGAGGGAGTAGCATTGAGCCACTCCGTGCGTCAGATTTTGCCCAGATCTACCTCGAAGCGGCAGCCATTGGGCTCCATCGTGCTCAAGCTGACGGTCCAGCCCTGGTTCTCGCAGATCCGCTGAACCAACGACAATCCCAACCCCAGGCCTTCGCCGCGCTTTTCGCTGCCACGCACGAAGGGCTCGAACATGGCTTCGCGTTTTTCCTCCGGAATGCCGACACCGGAGTCTTCCACCACAAAGCCGTTGGCAGTGAGTGTCAGGCGAATGAAACCCTTCTCCGTGTAGTGACAAGCGTTGCGCAACAGGTTGCCCATCACCGCGGTCAACAACGTTGCGTTGTAGCAAGAGGTCGGCGGATTCCCCGGTTCGAACTGCAAGGTCAGCCCTTTGCTTTCGATCGGCTCACGCCACATGCACAGCAGACTGTCCGCGACTTGAGCGAGATTCTGTTGCGGCGCCGAACCGGCGTCTTCGCGCTGGGAGCGGGCGAGCATCAGGAAGGTCTGCACCAGTTCGCGCATTTCCTCACTGGCCCGGGCAATGCGCTCGACCTG encodes:
- a CDS encoding DUF1513 domain-containing protein — its product is MLRRQVLTLGSALLGAVTLGGWTLFKRKDQSPLLLSARDDTDGKHYAVGYRLDGTRVFATEVGQRCHDILNHPTQPIALFVARRPGTESYLIDLRDGTLLQTVTSQPNRHFYGHAVVHRDGEYLYATENDTTDPGRGLLGVYKFEGERLVHTGEISTHGLGPHQVSWMPDGETLVVANGGIRTEAESRVDMNLNAMEPSLVLMQRDGTLLSKETLAQQMNSVRHLGIASDGTIVAGQQFMGASHERSELLAIKRPGQPFVAFPVPEHQLQSMGHYTASVAVHSDLRLVALTAPRGNRFFIWDLDSGEVRLDAPLPDCAGVGAVKDGFVVTSGQGRCRYYDCRQDELLAKPLELPAGLWDNHLHLMA
- a CDS encoding efflux RND transporter periplasmic adaptor subunit, with amino-acid sequence MLRRRMLIMLGVVLLIVLVLGGYKAFSIYTMIQGFSKPKPPISVAVANATERPWQMRLPTVGSLKALQGVDLSLEVAGTVTELKFESGQKVKAGQPLLQLDSAVEAALLETAKADLGLAQLDFGRGSQLVDSRAISKGEYDRLSAVLQKNKATVNQLNAALAKKHILAPFSGTIGIRQVDIGDYLASGTKIATLQDLSSLYADFYLPEQSIPKLAIGQPVQISVSAYPGQNFAGKISAINPIVESTTRNILIRATLANPDGKLLPGMFASLEVLLPDPQKHIVVPESAITYTLYGNSIYVVGQKKAEDGSLEKDDKGQPVLIAERRFIETGERRDGLVMINKGVQNGEQVVTAGQIKLDNGAHIAISDDKTLGEQNSPPRAD
- a CDS encoding multidrug efflux RND transporter permease subunit, with amino-acid sequence MAFTDPFIRRPVLATVVSLLIVLLGFQAWSKLPLRQYPQMENALITVTTAYPGANAETIQGYITQPMQQSLASAEGIDYMTSVSRQNFSVISIYARIGSNTDRLFTELLAKANEVKNKLPQDAEDPVLSKESADASALMYISFFSKDLSNPQITDYLSRVIQPKLATLPGMAEAEILGNQVFAMRLWLDPVKLAGFGLSASDVTNAVRQYNFLSAAGEVKGEYVVTSINANTELKSAEAFAAIPLKVSGDSRVLLSDVARVEMGAENYDSISSFGGTPSVYIGIKATPGANPLDVIKEVRKLMPELEAQLPPNLKSEIAYDATLFIQASIDEVVKTLFEAVLIVIVVVFLFLGALRSVVIPVVTIPLSMIGVMFFMQMMGYSMNLLTLLAMVLAIGLVVDDAIVVVENIHRHIEEGKTPFDAALEGAREIAMPVVSMTITLAAVYAPIGFLTGLTGALFKEFALTLAGAVVISGIVALTLSPMMCAFLLRHEENPSGLAHRLDRIFEGLKRRYQSMLHGTLNTRPVVLVFAVIVLCLIPVFLKFTKSELAPDEDQGIIFMMATAPQPTNLDYLSTYTDEFIKIFKEFPEYYSSFQINGYNGVQAGIGGFLLKPWNERSRTQMQILPEVQGKLGAIPGLQIFGFNLPSLPGTGEGLPFEFVVNTANDYELLLQVADRIKKRAMESGKFAFVDLDLAFDKPEVVVDIDRAKAAQMGVSMLDLGGTLATLLGEAEINRFTIEGRSYKVIAQVERPYRDNPDWLNNYYVKNTQGELLPLSTLIKVSDRARPRQLNQFQQLNAAKISGFPLVSMGEAIDTVLQIAREEAPAGFAFDYGGASRQFVQEGSALWVTFALALAIIFLVLAAQFESFRDPLVILVTVPLSICGALIPLFLGWSSMNIYTQVGLVTLIGLISKHGILIVEFANQLRKDKGLTAREAVEEAAAIRLRPVLMTTAAMVFGMVPLILATGAGAVSRFDIGMVIATGMSIGTLFTLFVLPCVYTLLAKPDPKQTA